A genomic region of Procambarus clarkii isolate CNS0578487 chromosome 30, FALCON_Pclarkii_2.0, whole genome shotgun sequence contains the following coding sequences:
- the LOC123747515 gene encoding golgin subfamily A member 6-like protein 7, whose product MEGLMGITKGQMGTTEGLMGTTKGLMGTTKGLIGTKEGLMGTTEGLMGPAEKQMGTTEKQMGPTEEQMGPTEEQMGPTEEQMGPTEEQMGPTEEQMGPTEEQMGPTEEQMGPTEEQMGPTEEQMGPTEEQMGPTEEQMGPTEEQMGPTEEQMGPTEEQMGPTEEQMGSTEEQMGPTEEQMGPTEEQMGPTEEQMGPTEEQMGPTEEQMGPTEEQMGPTEEQMGPTEEQMGPTEEQMGPTEEQMGPTEEQMGPTEEQMGPTEEQMGPTEEQMGPTEEQMGPTEEQMGPTEEQMGPTEEQMGPTEEQMGPTEEQLAHRRRAEATGGSGRKLVE is encoded by the coding sequence ACCACAAAGGGACTAATGGGCACCACAAAGGGACTAATAGGCACCAAGGAGGGACTAATGGGCACCACGGAGGGACTAATGGGACCCGCAGAGAAACAAATGGGTACCACGGAGAAACAAATGGGCCCCACAGAGGAACAAATGGGCCCCACGGAGGAACAAATGGGCCCCACGGAGGAACAAATGGGCCCCACGGAGGAACAAATGGGCCCCACGGAGGAACAAATGGGCCCCACAGAGGAACAAATGGGCCCCACGGAGGAACAAATGGGCCCCACAGAGGAACAAATGGGCCCCACAGAGGAACAAATGGGCCCCACAGAGGAACAAATGGGCCCCACAGAGGAACAAATGGGCCCCACGGAGGAACAAATGGGCCCCACGGAGGAACAAATGGGCCCCACGGAGGAACAAATGGGCCCCACGGAGGAACAAATGGGCTCCACGGAGGAACAAATGGGCCCCACGGAGGAACAAATGGGCCCCACGGAGGAACAAATGGGCCCCACGGAGGAACAAATGGGCCCCACGGAGGAACAAATGGGCCCCACGGAGGAACAAATGGGCCCCACGGAGGAACAAATGGGCCCCACGGAGGAACAAATGGGCCCCACAGAGGAACAAATGGGCCCCACAGAGGAACAAATGGGCCCCACAGAGGAACAAATGGGCCCCACGGAGGAACAAATGGGCCCCACAGAGGAACAAATGGGCCCCACAGAGGAACAAATGGGCCCCACGGAGGAACAAATGGGCCCCACAGAGGAACAAATGGGCCCCACGGAGGAACAAATGGGCCCCACGGAGGAACAAATGGGCCCCACGGAGGAACAAATGGGCCCCACGGAGGAACAAATGGGCCCCACGGAGGAACAATTAGCACACAGGAGGCGGGCGGAGGCGACGGGTGGCAGCGGTCGTAAGTTAGTGGAGTAA